A single genomic interval of Streptomyces sp. TLI_146 harbors:
- a CDS encoding cytochrome P450, with protein MTTSPELQSPTGCPVTGLAAGFDPFGAEYQAHPGVSMAEARTEEPVFYSPELDYWVVTRYDDVKEIFKDTETFSASITLDQITPSTEETIGILVQHGFNPGLALVNEDGDSHRERRRAHQDPFKGKEVEALLPRIQELVGRYVDTFVKKGRADLMADLFQEAPITIALIFMGIPDEDIAACRQFTLDQTVFMYGRPSAEEQKQVASNLGRYWEFTGELVEKIKQNPDSPGWLPHIIRESQSKPGLFGDNELQTTALAGLVAAHETTTNASGNAMRALLENPETWARVCADPALVPKAVEESLRYDGSVAAWRRLAVKETTVGGVTIPAGGRVMMITSSANHDEAVFEDPESFDIDRDRPNRHMTFGFGAHACMGATLARQEMRIFIEELARRLPHMRLVEDQEITYLPNTSFRGPQNLLVEWDPQLNPVAADRP; from the coding sequence ATGACCACCAGTCCAGAACTCCAGAGCCCGACCGGTTGCCCGGTGACCGGGCTGGCCGCCGGTTTCGATCCGTTCGGAGCCGAGTACCAGGCTCATCCGGGCGTCTCGATGGCCGAGGCGCGTACCGAGGAACCGGTCTTCTACAGCCCTGAATTGGATTACTGGGTCGTCACGCGGTACGACGACGTCAAGGAGATCTTCAAGGACACCGAGACGTTCTCGGCCTCCATCACCCTCGACCAGATCACGCCCTCCACCGAGGAGACGATCGGGATCCTGGTGCAGCACGGGTTCAACCCGGGGCTCGCGCTGGTCAACGAGGACGGTGACTCCCACCGTGAGCGCCGCAGGGCGCACCAGGACCCGTTCAAGGGCAAGGAGGTCGAGGCGCTTCTTCCGCGTATCCAGGAGCTGGTCGGACGTTACGTCGACACGTTCGTGAAGAAGGGCCGCGCCGACCTGATGGCGGACCTCTTCCAGGAGGCGCCCATCACCATCGCGCTGATCTTCATGGGGATCCCCGACGAGGACATCGCGGCGTGCCGTCAGTTCACGCTGGACCAGACGGTGTTCATGTACGGGCGGCCCTCCGCCGAGGAGCAGAAGCAGGTCGCCTCGAACCTGGGCCGGTACTGGGAGTTCACCGGCGAGCTCGTCGAGAAGATCAAGCAGAACCCCGACTCGCCGGGCTGGCTGCCGCACATCATCCGCGAGAGCCAGAGCAAGCCCGGCCTCTTCGGTGACAACGAGCTCCAGACCACGGCGCTGGCCGGTCTGGTCGCCGCGCACGAGACCACCACCAACGCCAGCGGCAACGCGATGCGCGCGCTGCTGGAGAACCCCGAGACGTGGGCGCGGGTGTGCGCCGACCCGGCGCTGGTTCCCAAGGCCGTGGAGGAGTCGCTGCGCTATGACGGCTCGGTGGCCGCCTGGCGCCGCCTCGCCGTCAAGGAGACCACGGTCGGCGGGGTGACCATCCCGGCCGGCGGCCGCGTCATGATGATCACGTCCTCGGCCAACCATGACGAGGCGGTCTTCGAGGACCCGGAGTCCTTCGACATCGACCGTGACCGTCCCAACCGGCACATGACGTTCGGCTTCGGCGCGCACGCCTGCATGGGCGCGACCCTCGCCCGTCAGGAGATGCGCATCTTCATCGAGGAGCTGGCGCGTCGCCTGCCGCACATGCGTCTCGTCGAGGACCAGGAGATCACCTACCTGCCCAACACCTCCTTCCGCGGGCCGCAGAACCTGCTGGTGGAGTGGGACCCGCAGCTCAACCCGGTTGCCGCCGACCGCCCCTGA
- a CDS encoding VCBS repeat-containing protein, with protein MHTAMAADSGASEAGLDLSTPSPIYVNGTPGETDLTVTNPPVGDAYIRLDLHGAGLDHIRITDDAGTEVPSHYDPSDGSRRIFEIGAADSDRDGIPGAPLTEGTTRLHMAAEYGVDSHVSMYGRLVDGASGQFLDNAFEQGPIGMRLSSPSFTSNWESPGHGTGTDATIDVSVGYPQPAHMRLTTRMGAMASPPATTHTRLRFTAQQLAAAHYTASQVADGVRVEYSADGVRYDRVPWTIDGSGAAVLDFPSRSWGPDKPIEQSDHLRVSGSWELPTAGFLKGAFSTLADDGRQVLAQDQEFIFERDYVPAFARHSFYGRDAAGVLWQYKEGAYPDYRGQYYTPRTRVGGGWQAYDTLTKLSTFGVQGNGDLVARDRSGVLWYYRGSGDGDAPFLSRIRVGGGWQVYDTLVGAGDVSGDGRPDLLARDRAGTLWLYKGTGNPSAPFASRTRIGGGWNTYTTIVGGTDLTGDGRPDLVARDRNGVLWLYQGTGRASAPFADRTRVGGGWNTYTALTSPGDLSGHSHGGSLLARDHDGRLWIYFATGKADVPFGPRLEIGDGWNTYNTLI; from the coding sequence GTGCACACGGCCATGGCCGCCGACTCCGGCGCCTCCGAAGCCGGACTGGATCTGAGCACGCCCAGCCCCATCTACGTCAACGGCACCCCAGGGGAAACCGACCTCACGGTCACCAACCCGCCCGTCGGCGACGCCTACATCCGGTTGGACCTGCACGGCGCCGGACTGGACCACATACGCATCACGGACGACGCCGGTACGGAGGTACCGTCTCACTACGACCCGTCGGACGGGTCGAGGAGGATCTTCGAGATCGGCGCGGCCGACAGCGATCGCGACGGTATTCCCGGCGCACCTCTGACCGAAGGCACGACTCGTCTTCACATGGCCGCCGAGTACGGTGTCGACAGCCATGTGTCCATGTACGGCCGCCTCGTGGACGGTGCCAGCGGACAGTTCCTCGACAACGCCTTCGAGCAGGGCCCGATAGGGATGCGTCTGTCGTCGCCGTCGTTCACGAGCAACTGGGAATCTCCGGGGCACGGTACGGGCACCGACGCGACCATCGACGTCAGCGTGGGTTACCCCCAGCCAGCCCACATGCGACTCACCACACGCATGGGAGCCATGGCCTCACCCCCGGCGACAACCCACACCCGGTTGCGCTTTACCGCGCAACAGCTGGCAGCTGCCCACTACACCGCCTCGCAGGTGGCTGACGGGGTGCGTGTGGAGTACTCGGCGGACGGCGTTCGCTACGACCGGGTTCCTTGGACGATCGATGGGAGCGGCGCTGCCGTCCTCGACTTCCCCTCGCGTTCCTGGGGACCCGACAAGCCAATCGAGCAGAGCGACCACCTGCGCGTCTCCGGCTCCTGGGAACTCCCGACCGCAGGCTTCCTGAAGGGCGCCTTCTCCACGCTCGCCGACGACGGCAGACAGGTACTGGCGCAGGACCAGGAGTTCATCTTCGAACGCGACTACGTCCCCGCCTTCGCCAGGCATTCCTTCTACGGCAGGGACGCCGCCGGTGTCCTGTGGCAGTACAAGGAGGGCGCGTACCCGGACTATCGCGGCCAGTACTACACCCCGCGCACCCGCGTGGGAGGCGGCTGGCAGGCGTACGACACGCTGACGAAACTCTCCACCTTCGGGGTACAGGGCAACGGCGATCTCGTCGCCCGCGACCGTTCCGGCGTGCTCTGGTACTACCGGGGCAGCGGTGACGGCGACGCCCCGTTCCTGTCCCGGATCCGGGTCGGTGGTGGCTGGCAGGTCTACGACACCCTCGTCGGCGCGGGCGATGTGAGCGGGGACGGCAGGCCGGACCTCCTCGCGCGCGACCGGGCCGGCACGCTCTGGCTGTACAAGGGCACCGGCAACCCGAGCGCGCCCTTCGCCTCCCGCACCCGCATCGGCGGCGGCTGGAACACCTACACCACGATCGTCGGCGGCACCGACCTGACCGGCGACGGACGCCCCGACCTGGTCGCCCGCGACCGCAACGGTGTCCTCTGGCTCTACCAGGGAACCGGCCGTGCCAGCGCCCCCTTCGCCGACCGCACACGGGTCGGCGGTGGCTGGAACACCTACACCGCGCTCACCAGTCCCGGAGACCTGTCCGGGCACAGCCACGGCGGCAGTCTGCTGGCCCGTGATCACGACGGCAGGCTCTGGATCTACTTCGCCACCGGCAAAGCCGACGTCCCGTTCGGGCCACGACTGGAGATTGGCGACGGCTGGAACACGTACAACACCCTCATCTGA
- a CDS encoding FG-GAP-like repeat-containing protein encodes MSIALISVALGAGPAAADGGGTPEPVKPNPVEYPAPEPTTALTGLQAAEAEAAAQARATGSAVPVQSATTQTSTLTANPDGSFTQSQNAAPVRVNKDGQWTPLDATLRRGDDGSITTTATPTALAFSPGGTGPLAKMTTPEGRQLALSWPDPLPAPTVSGRAVLYPDVLPDIDLRVTAQDQGGFTQVLIVKTREAAENPKLATVRLPAWTTNGLTLSDDAHGGLSAKDSTGAAVFSAPTPTMWDSSTPSGPATSGLSVTRDKALTQEQAAASGEAGSSPDGPGAGAKQADLQARADEGAIILTPDQQLLTATDTHYPVYIDPNWEPSRTGSNTWGAVWEAYKNSAWDTGKWGNPGVGYQGYQTDTGIERVYYKFNTSPYAGKVIHSAALTMTETYSASIGCEKYGLNVYRTDSFSSGITWNTAPSAHERIGSASVTGTRNNDCPGDQLAEADVTSAVDNAGSSLSVGVFAADESNRDAFKRFSTNASLVVQYNTIPKVPTLPQTTPASVSPATPDCGQNTIGWIGATNAAGDGIHLRATVADADSDQQVRGQFGIWDDSDGSKSVIGMGDPGSSTAWVSSGTAVDKTVGTLTDGHLYGWYARSDDGISHSATTPVCHFRVDGTPPSEPTVVSDDYPASGSTVTTHHADDRFGGTFRLSASDGGSGVDYFEYSFNRTLPVGGATTVDAVNGTASLNLTPAHWGTNVLYVDAVDNAGNRSRTYEYDFYVPGNQNAKTVAGDLTGDGLPDVATVDEGGNIRMYPVGTDDPARGGTVARYQAPSKLPTAATWAGAILAHRGSQHGGQTVDDLFAYKEGELYLYLNPTNGDFTKAQLVTVTRPGCASDATKCQGYNADWQRVTQVITPGDVDGDGRNDLITVEKGMLWLFEGLGNGRFRDSVQIGAGGWQSMTVLAPGDIGAAGGAARDGLPDLWARDTTTGALYAYYNRPGDPMGLGDITTRQQIGSGFSLLAHPSITSDGDLDGDSYADLVSTTWDGRLIEFPGRASAAGQYPFTSAADISQRVWGKTIQTLEGSPYRPYARNDYDGDGRSDLTAISGSGNLFYWHSNGNGSLRNGSRLWAGDGDYLTFRDLAPGDFNGDGKTDVADISGLGTLYWKPGDGNGGLGGTQQLWPTDEAFKTFRDLTSGDFNGDGKSDVAVISGSGNLLWWAGDGNGNLGAAHPLWPNEGGFATFRDLTTGDFNADGKTDVAAISGAGNLYWWAGDGNGNLSTAQRLWPNEGDFATFRDLTTGDFNADGKTDVAAISGAGNLYWWAGDGNGNLSTAQRLWPNEGGFATFRDLA; translated from the coding sequence GTGAGCATCGCCCTGATATCCGTCGCGCTCGGCGCGGGCCCGGCAGCGGCCGACGGAGGGGGCACTCCGGAGCCGGTGAAGCCGAATCCGGTCGAGTACCCGGCTCCGGAACCGACGACCGCGCTCACTGGTCTTCAGGCCGCCGAAGCCGAGGCGGCGGCGCAGGCCAGGGCGACCGGCTCCGCCGTGCCCGTGCAGAGCGCCACCACCCAGACCAGCACCCTCACCGCCAACCCGGACGGAAGCTTCACCCAGAGTCAGAACGCCGCTCCCGTACGGGTGAACAAGGACGGGCAGTGGACGCCGCTCGACGCCACTCTCCGGCGCGGCGACGACGGTTCGATCACCACCACCGCGACTCCCACCGCTCTCGCGTTCTCGCCGGGCGGCACGGGCCCGCTGGCCAAGATGACCACGCCCGAAGGCAGGCAGCTCGCGCTCTCCTGGCCCGACCCCCTGCCCGCACCCACCGTGTCCGGCAGAGCCGTCCTGTACCCGGACGTCCTTCCCGACATCGATCTCCGGGTCACCGCGCAGGACCAGGGCGGATTCACCCAGGTCCTGATCGTCAAGACCCGCGAGGCCGCCGAGAACCCCAAGCTGGCCACCGTGCGGCTCCCCGCCTGGACGACGAACGGGCTCACGCTGTCGGATGACGCGCACGGCGGCCTGAGCGCCAAGGACAGCACAGGGGCCGCGGTCTTCTCCGCCCCGACGCCGACCATGTGGGACTCCAGCACCCCGTCCGGCCCGGCCACGTCCGGCCTTTCGGTGACACGCGACAAGGCCCTCACCCAGGAGCAGGCGGCCGCCTCGGGGGAGGCCGGCTCCTCGCCGGACGGTCCGGGAGCGGGTGCCAAGCAGGCGGACCTGCAGGCCCGAGCCGACGAGGGCGCCATCATTCTCACTCCCGACCAGCAACTGCTCACCGCCACCGATACGCACTACCCGGTGTACATCGACCCCAACTGGGAACCGAGCAGGACCGGCAGCAACACCTGGGGCGCCGTCTGGGAGGCCTACAAGAACAGCGCCTGGGACACCGGCAAGTGGGGCAACCCCGGCGTCGGCTACCAGGGCTACCAGACCGACACCGGCATCGAGCGCGTCTACTACAAGTTCAACACCTCCCCGTACGCCGGAAAGGTCATCCACTCGGCCGCCCTCACCATGACCGAGACGTACTCCGCTTCGATCGGCTGTGAGAAGTACGGGCTCAACGTCTACCGCACCGACTCCTTCAGCTCGGGCATCACCTGGAACACCGCGCCGAGCGCCCACGAGAGGATCGGCAGCGCCTCGGTCACCGGCACCCGCAACAACGACTGCCCCGGTGACCAACTCGCCGAGGCCGACGTCACCTCGGCGGTCGACAACGCGGGCTCCAGCCTGTCGGTCGGTGTCTTCGCCGCTGACGAGAGCAACCGGGACGCCTTCAAGCGGTTCTCGACCAACGCGTCCCTGGTCGTGCAGTACAACACCATCCCCAAGGTGCCCACGCTGCCCCAGACCACACCCGCCTCCGTGTCTCCGGCCACGCCGGACTGCGGGCAGAACACCATCGGCTGGATCGGCGCGACCAACGCGGCCGGTGACGGAATCCACCTCCGCGCCACGGTCGCCGACGCCGACTCGGACCAGCAGGTCCGGGGGCAGTTCGGGATCTGGGACGACTCGGACGGCAGCAAGAGCGTCATCGGCATGGGCGATCCCGGCTCCAGTACCGCCTGGGTCTCCAGCGGAACCGCCGTCGACAAGACGGTCGGCACCCTCACCGACGGTCATCTGTACGGCTGGTACGCCCGCTCCGACGACGGCATCAGCCACTCCGCCACCACGCCCGTCTGCCATTTCCGGGTGGACGGGACACCGCCCTCGGAGCCTACGGTCGTATCGGACGACTACCCCGCCTCCGGCTCGACGGTCACGACGCACCACGCGGACGACCGGTTCGGCGGCACGTTCCGGCTCAGCGCCTCGGACGGCGGGAGCGGCGTCGACTACTTCGAGTACTCCTTCAACCGGACCCTCCCGGTCGGCGGCGCCACGACGGTCGACGCCGTGAACGGGACGGCGTCCCTGAACCTGACGCCCGCCCACTGGGGCACGAACGTCCTCTACGTGGACGCGGTCGACAACGCCGGAAACCGTTCGCGGACGTACGAGTACGACTTCTACGTGCCGGGGAACCAGAACGCCAAGACCGTGGCGGGGGACCTGACCGGTGACGGCCTGCCGGACGTCGCCACCGTGGACGAGGGCGGGAACATCCGGATGTACCCGGTCGGGACGGACGACCCGGCACGCGGCGGCACCGTGGCGCGCTACCAGGCGCCCAGCAAGCTACCGACCGCTGCCACCTGGGCGGGAGCGATCCTCGCCCACCGCGGTTCCCAGCACGGCGGGCAGACCGTCGACGACCTGTTCGCCTACAAGGAGGGGGAGTTGTACCTCTACCTCAACCCGACGAACGGCGACTTCACCAAGGCCCAGCTCGTGACGGTGACCCGGCCCGGGTGCGCCTCCGACGCGACCAAGTGCCAGGGTTACAACGCCGACTGGCAGCGGGTCACCCAGGTCATCACACCCGGCGACGTGGACGGGGACGGCCGCAACGACCTGATCACCGTGGAGAAGGGCATGCTCTGGCTCTTCGAAGGGCTCGGCAACGGCCGCTTCCGCGACTCGGTTCAGATCGGCGCGGGCGGCTGGCAGAGCATGACCGTTCTCGCCCCCGGCGACATCGGCGCCGCCGGCGGCGCCGCGCGTGACGGCCTGCCGGACCTGTGGGCCCGTGACACCACGACTGGCGCTCTGTACGCGTACTACAACCGCCCCGGTGACCCGATGGGCCTGGGTGACATCACCACCCGCCAGCAGATCGGCTCCGGGTTCTCCCTGCTGGCCCACCCGTCGATCACCTCCGACGGCGACCTCGACGGCGACAGCTACGCCGATCTTGTCTCCACCACCTGGGACGGACGCCTCATCGAGTTCCCCGGCCGGGCATCCGCCGCGGGCCAGTACCCCTTCACCTCCGCCGCGGACATCAGCCAGCGCGTCTGGGGCAAGACCATCCAGACCCTCGAAGGCTCCCCCTACCGTCCGTACGCCAGGAACGACTACGACGGCGACGGAAGAAGCGACCTCACCGCCATCTCCGGCTCAGGCAATCTCTTCTACTGGCACAGCAACGGCAACGGCAGCCTGCGCAACGGCTCTCGACTGTGGGCAGGGGACGGCGACTACCTCACCTTCCGCGACCTCGCCCCGGGCGATTTCAACGGGGATGGCAAGACCGATGTCGCCGACATCAGTGGCTTGGGGACCCTGTACTGGAAGCCTGGTGACGGCAACGGCGGCCTCGGCGGAACCCAGCAGCTGTGGCCCACGGACGAGGCCTTCAAAACCTTCCGGGATCTGACCTCTGGCGACTTCAACGGGGACGGCAAGTCGGACGTCGCCGTCATCTCCGGCTCCGGAAACCTCCTGTGGTGGGCAGGTGACGGCAACGGCAACCTCGGCGCTGCCCACCCCCTCTGGCCCAACGAGGGCGGCTTCGCCACCTTCCGCGACCTCACCACCGGCGACTTCAACGCAGACGGCAAAACCGACGTCGCCGCCATTTCCGGCGCAGGCAACCTCTACTGGTGGGCAGGCGACGGCAACGGCAACCTCAGCACCGCCCAACGCCTCTGGCCCAACGAAGGCGATTTCGCCACCTTCCGCGACCTCACCACCGGCGACTTCAACGCAGACGGCAAAACCGACGTCGCCGCCATTTCCGGCGCAGGCAACCTCTACTGGTGGGCAGGCGACGGCAACGGCAACCTCAGCACCGCCCAACGCCTCTGGCCCAACGAAGGCGGCTTCGCCACCTTCCGCGACCTCGCCTGA
- a CDS encoding FAD-dependent oxidoreductase, with the protein MPRPLRTAIVGAGPAGIYAADALLKSAAATDPGVSIDLFERMPAPFGLIRYGVAPDHPRIKGIVSALHQVLDKPQIRLFGNVDYPGDISLDELHEFYDAVIFSTGADADRALDIPGIELDGSYGAADFVSWYDGHPDAPRTWPLHADKVAVLGVGNVALDVARILAKTADELLPTEIPANVYDGLKANRAREIHVFGRRGPAQAKFSPMELRELDHSPTIEVIVDPEDIDYDDGSIATRRSNKQADMVAKTLENWAIRDVGERPHKLFLHFFESPTEILGEDGTVVGLRTERTRLDGTGNVHGTGEFHDWDIQGVYRAVGYLSDELPKLPWDIDSGTVPNDGGRVIEAGNHLPSTYVTGWIRRGPIGLIGHTKGDANETVANLLDDHAHGRLRNPSAPQPEAVDAFLTQRGVRWTTWEGWHRLDAAEKALGEPQGRERVKIVEREDMLRASGV; encoded by the coding sequence ATGCCCCGCCCCCTGCGGACAGCCATCGTGGGCGCAGGTCCCGCCGGGATCTATGCCGCGGATGCGCTGTTGAAGTCCGCGGCCGCCACCGACCCCGGTGTTTCCATCGACCTGTTCGAGCGGATGCCCGCGCCGTTCGGGCTGATCCGTTACGGGGTCGCTCCCGACCATCCCCGTATCAAGGGCATCGTCTCCGCCCTGCACCAGGTGCTGGACAAGCCGCAGATCCGGCTGTTCGGCAATGTGGACTACCCCGGTGACATCAGCCTCGATGAGCTGCATGAGTTCTATGACGCGGTGATCTTCTCCACCGGTGCCGACGCCGACCGGGCGCTCGACATTCCCGGCATTGAGCTGGACGGTTCCTATGGCGCCGCCGACTTCGTGTCCTGGTACGACGGGCACCCCGACGCGCCGCGTACCTGGCCGCTGCACGCGGACAAGGTCGCCGTGCTCGGTGTCGGCAACGTCGCCCTGGACGTGGCCCGGATCCTCGCCAAGACCGCCGACGAACTCCTGCCCACCGAGATCCCGGCGAATGTCTACGACGGTCTCAAGGCCAACCGGGCGCGTGAGATCCATGTCTTCGGCCGCCGCGGGCCCGCCCAGGCCAAGTTCAGCCCGATGGAGCTGCGCGAGCTGGACCACTCTCCCACCATCGAGGTCATCGTCGACCCCGAGGACATCGACTACGACGACGGCTCCATCGCCACCCGCCGCTCCAACAAGCAAGCCGACATGGTCGCCAAGACCCTGGAGAACTGGGCCATCCGCGACGTCGGTGAACGGCCGCACAAGCTGTTCCTGCACTTCTTCGAGTCGCCTACCGAGATCCTCGGCGAGGACGGCACGGTTGTCGGCCTGCGCACCGAACGCACCCGCCTCGACGGCACCGGCAACGTCCACGGCACCGGCGAATTCCACGACTGGGACATCCAAGGCGTCTACCGGGCCGTCGGCTATCTCTCCGACGAACTCCCCAAGCTGCCCTGGGACATCGACTCCGGAACCGTCCCCAACGACGGCGGGCGTGTCATCGAAGCCGGCAACCACCTCCCCTCCACCTACGTCACCGGGTGGATCCGGCGCGGCCCCATCGGCCTCATCGGCCACACCAAAGGCGACGCCAACGAAACCGTCGCCAACCTCCTCGACGACCACGCCCACGGCCGCCTGCGCAACCCCTCCGCACCGCAGCCGGAAGCCGTCGACGCCTTCCTCACCCAACGCGGCGTGCGCTGGACCACCTGGGAAGGCTGGCACCGCCTCGACGCCGCCGAGAAAGCACTCGGCGAGCCCCAGGGCCGCGAACGCGTCAAGATCGTCGAGCGCGAGGACATGCTCCGCGCCAGCGGCGTCTGA